The DNA sequence TGTTCTGCCGCGACCGCGCGGAATGGCTGGCGTCGCGGGACTCCTTGCGTACCGACAGCAACCTGTTGCGCTTCGAGTTGCTCCATCTGGAAGACGCGGGGTTACCTCTACCGGACCGAGCGCTGCGTGTAGACAGACGCGTCGCTGACGCGTTATTGGGCCGCACCCTGCCCGACGAGCGGATTGCCCCGCTGCTGCGGCTTGCGCCGGCCGACGCCGGGAACAACTGGCTGACCCCCAGATTGGCAGAGGCCAGCGGGCCTCTCTTTATTCACCTTCATGGCTCCACGGCGGGTGACCTGGAGAGATTCGCGGCTCAAGCTATCTCCGGCACGGGCGCAGCTTTGCTCTGCGCCGACGCGGCCCTGTTCACAGGATCCCAGGCCGTGGCGTTAGTGCGCGAAGGATTGCTGGCGCAGTCGGCCCTTCTGCTGCGCGTGCCGGGTGAGCCGGACATCGCGTGGACCCGTCTACTACGCGACTCAGGCGCGATCACGTTTCTCATCCGCCAGGAGAAGCTGAGCAAGCCGTCTGACATCTCCGGCGCGGAATGGCTGGAAGTGGAAGTCCCGAGGCCCGGCTCCGCCGGACAGCGACGGCTCTGGTCGGTAGCATTTCCGGGCGCTGCCGAGCGTCTGGTCCGTCAGTACAATCTGTCGGCTTCGGAGATCCACGAATGCCAGAATGCCGCTGCCACCGCGGCCTGGGCCCACGGAAGAGAAGCGACCGATGCGGACGCCGTTCAGGCGTGCGCATCTCACGCCAGGCACCGGATGGCGGAGTTCGCCGACCCTGTGGACTTGGTGAACGGATGGGCCGATCTCGTTCTGCCTGCAGAGACGCTGGGCAAGCTTCACGAGCTTTGCCAGCAGGTGGAGCAGCGAGAGCGCGTGATGGAGACCTATGGGTTCGGCCGCAAGATGGCGCGCGGCCGGGGCGTGTGTGCGTTGTTCGCAGGCCCCAGCGGGACAGGCAAGACAATGTCCGCCGAGGTGATCGCCGCGCATCTGGGACGCGAACTCTTCCGCATCAGCATTCCGCGGACGGTGAGCAAGTACATCGGGGAGACCGAAAAGGTCCTGCGCGGAGCCGTGCTGGAGTGCGAACGGTCGCGGTCGGTTCTGTTGTTTGACGAAGCCGACGCTTTCTTCGGCAAGCGGACTGAGGTAAAGGATAGTCACGACCGCTTTGCCAACATCCAGGTGAGCTACCTTCTCCAGTTGGTGGAAGAGGCTGACCACGCCGTTCTCCTCCTCGCCACCAACCGCCGTGATGCCATCGACGAGGCCTTCCTGCGGCGCTTCCGGTTTGTGGTGGACTTTCCAGCGCCTGACCGTGGACTGCGCGAGGCGCTGTGGCGCGCCAGTCTGCCAGCCGGCGTTCGCATGGAGGGGATCGAAGTCGGAGCCTTGGCCGACAGGCTCGCTGTCACCGGCGCCAGTATCAAGAACATCGCGCTGGCCGCCAGCTACATGGCTGCTGCCGATGGGGGCATCGTGACCGCCGCGATGGTTGCCCGCGCGGCCCGGCGGGAGTTGGAGAAGTTGGGCAAGCCAGCTACCTTCAGCGAGTCGGACATTGCGGTGCGAGGGACGCCTGCATGAACCAGCAGCGCCAGTTTCTCGCTGTGAAGCCGGGCACGCTGCAACGCAAGTGCGAGTGCGGCGGCAGCTGCGATTCCTGTGCGGAGAAGGAAAAGAAGGTGATCCAGCGGCAGGCGGCGCCGGGGGCGGCCGGCCGAGCCACCTTGGCACCCGCGGCCGCCAGCCAGATCCAATCGGCGATGAGCAGTGGTGGACAGGCGTTGCCCGCTTCGACCCGCGCCACGTTGGAGCCGCGCTTTGGCGGACGCGACTTTTCCGGGGTACGCGTCCATGCCGACGGCCAGTCGGACGGCTTGGCTCGTCAGATCGGCGCTCAGGCGTTTACGGTCGGCAACAGCATCTTCTTCGCTTCCGGGCAGTACGCGCCGCAGACCCCATCGGGCCAGCGTTTGCTCGCTCACGAATTGGCGCACACCGTACAACAGGGCGGACAGTCGCCCACTGTGCAGCCGAGCCTGGAGGTCGGCGCGGTGAACACGGCCGCCGAACACGAAGCCGAACGTGTTGCCGAGTTGGTGACCAGCGGGCTCAGTTCCGGCCCCATCAGCGCCGCACCCGTAGCCGGTGGGTTGCTACAGCGCTACGCCACGCCAACTCTACGTGAGCCCATCGGGACGACCGGCGGCGAACGCATCGTCCTCCCACCCGAAGAGCCGCTGCAAGTCTACGGATCGAAATGCAAGGACGCAGCCGACTTCACACGCATCACGCAGGCCTATGACAATGCAGCCCGCCGCGGAGCATTGCGAGCGACTCACGCCGGGCGCGTGGGCAACACGGACCATCTCTGGGACCGGTGGGCACGTTCCCGTGGACCTGCTGGCCAGGCTGTCTTGAGCAGCGCCAGCCCCGACTACCGCCATACCTGTTCGCCCGATCACATCATCGAGCTGCAAGTAGGTGGATCGGACGACCCGAACAACCTGCGGATTCTCAACCGCAGCCGCAATCAGACGGCTGGCAGTTCGCTGAACTCTCAACAGATCACGCCGATGTTCCAGCACTATTTCGGCAACACGCCGACGAATCTGGACCGGTCGTACATCCAGTTCTCCCGCGCCATTCAGAAGGCCGACGATCCGCCCAGTGCCGACCCCTGCCTGGCGGGCGACCCCAATCCTTACCCGTGGAGCGGCATCACGCAAAGCACCGACTATGCCTCCACGCTGAACGTCAATGCAGGCGGCAATCCCATCGTCATCGGCTATGGCCGGCGTACCGAAACCGCCGCGCCGTTTACTGTCAATCCCGACCATCAGTACGCCGTAGCCGGGCTCGAGCTGAAGCGCGTGACAGCGACTGCCCCGGCGCCGGTGATCAGCGCCAATGTCTCGGCGCGTGTCCGCCGCCTGCCGCTGAAGAACCACACCATCCCGGATTTCGACTTGACCGTGGGGGCGGGCAACAACCTGGTCCTCTCACCAGCGGCGGCCGCCAGCGACAATCTGCGGCTCACGTTCCCCTTCCTGAGCGAAGCTGCGATGACGCCCGCCATCGGCGCTTCGCAGTTGACGGCCCGCGGTGTGCTGCGCCCCACGCTGCCCCTGTTGCGCTTCGCGGAGATCAACATGGAGATTCGCGACCAGTCACTGTTCGCGAACGCGCAGATCCCCAACGATCGGATTCGCCAGGCGTTGCCCGTGCCCGGGCTCGTCATCGAGAACTGCAACCTGGGCATTGCGGTGACGCAGGGCGAGTTCTCCGCCACCGGCGGATTCGGTTTCCGCTTCGGATCCATGGCGACCGGTTCGATCACCGCGTCGCTTTCAAATACGCGCGGATTCAGTGCGTTGGGCACCATCAACATGCACATCCCCGGCATCGATCAGGCTACCGGCGAGGCATGGGTACGGAATCGTGTCTTCGGCGCGCGCCTCACAGTGGGCAGGGACAATCTGCGGCTGCCCGGAGTGCAATCGGCGCGCCTGGTGGTGGAAGTCAACGGCGACGGCGCGCTGTCCGGAACCGGCAACGTGGTTCTACGCATCCCCGGCCTGCGCGATGCCACGCTGAACTTCACCGCCAACTCACAAGGGCAATACGCCATCACCGGCGCAGCTACCGGCACCATCCCCGGGTTGCGGGATCCTCGGCTGGAGCTCAGTTTCGCCAACGGCGCCTTCTCGGGCACCGGGTCGGCAGGGTTCGTCATTCCCGGCTTCGAGGGCGGCCGCGTCAATCTACGATATGCACAGGGCGCGTTCTCGGGCGACGCCAGCATCGACTATAGGCGCGGCCGCCTGTCGGGCCGGCTCTTCGCGCGGTTGAGTCCGCAGTCCAGGCTTAGCGGCGGCGGCGAACTCACCTATCAGATTGTGCCCGGCCTGACGGCGGCCATCGGCATGGAGATCCGGGAAGACGGCACCACGCGCATTCAGGGCGAGCTGCGTCTGCCGGATCCCATCGTTCTGTTCCCCGAGTACGCCTACGACCGGCGCCTGTTCGGGGTGTCCATCGATATTCCGATCTTCGGTATTTCGTTCGGCAGCCGCAGCGTTGGTATCATCGCGAACATCTCCGCGTCGATGAACGCGCACGCGGGTATTGGTCCGGGGCAGATCCGGCGGCCTCGCATCATGGCCGCGTTCGAACCCAGCGAAGAAGCGAATCCAGCCAGCTTCCAGGCTTCGGGCGAATTGTACGTGCCGGCCTCTGCCGGTCTGTCATTGGTTGTCAGTGGCGGCATCGGCGCCAGTCTACTGATCGTGAAGGCGCTCGGAGGAATTCAGGCGACGGGCACCGCCGGATTGGAGGGCGCCCTCTCGGTGCCCATCACATTGGCCTATCAGGCCGGCAAGTTCAACGTTACTGGAGCTGCCGAACTGTACGCGCAGCCTAAGCTGCGATTCCAACTCGACGCTTTTGCACGAGTGGATGCGGACCTCCTGCTCACCACCATCGAGCTGTACTCAAAGACCTGGCGGCTGGCGGCGTTTGAATGGGGCACCGACTTCCGCATCGGGCTCCGCTTCCCGGTTAGCTACACCTTTGGCGAGCCGTTCCGCCTGTCGCTGGATCAGGTTCAGTTCATCGCGCCCCAAGTGGACGTGCGCCGGCTCATGCGCGATCTGTTGCCGAGATAGAGGAAGGAAATGGTCACCAAGGGAGCACTTATCAGTTTCGCCGGCGGCTTCATCGGGCCCATTCCCGACATCATCGTCTTTCAGTACAACCCCTCCGAGCTGAGCCGCAGCCTGTCGCAGCGCCGAGTGGCGCCATGCGGCGGTGGCGACCCGACGCAGGCGGAGCCGTTTCGCATCGATGGCCCGCCGAACGAGACTATCACGCTGAAGGCCGAGTTTAACGGCGACGACATGTCGATGGACGGCAACCCCATCACACCGCTCGTAGGCGTCCGGCCGGCATTGGGTGCGCTGGAAATGCTGCTCTACGCGAAGGGTGAACAGGCGCTCAGCGCGATCCTGCGCGCGCCGGGCTCGTTGACGACTCCGCCCGACGAGTTGCCGCTGGTGATCTTCGCCTGGGGGCCCGGACGTGTGCTGCCGGTGCGCCTCACCGCTCTCACCGTGCGCGAGCAGGAGTTCGACGCGTTGTTGAACCCCATCCGCGCGGAAGTGGACATATCTCTCGAAGTGCTCAAGCGGCTGCCGCGCGACCATGTAGCCCGCGGCATCTACGACTACACGGAAAAGCAGATGCGCGTCGTGGCGCGAATGCAAATGATCAACAACGTCCAATCGCTCCTGTCAGGACTTCTCCCCTAAGCCATGTTTGAACGCGGAAGCAGATACGAGAAAGTACCCACCTATACGGTGCCCAATGCGCAGGGTGAACCGGTATCCATTGTCAAAGTACGCCTGCTACCGGAGGTCGAGGGCGTTGTGACACGCACAATTCTTCAGCAGGATCGCGTCGACTTGCTCGCCTATGAATGCTATCGGCGCGCCGATCTCTTCTGGCGCATCGCCGATGCCAACGAGGTGATGGATCCGGCCGAGCTGACCAATGAAGTCGGGAAGGCCATAGAGATTCCATCGCAGCCTGAATAAGCCATGGCCGTTCCCAGCAACATCTCGATCAAGATCAACGGCGCGCCGGTTGACGACCAACTGCTGCTCACGCTGCAGTCGCTCGAGGTGGAGTTGGGCGTCCGCGAACAGGGCATCTTCCGGTGGAAGACCACCATGGGCCAGGACTCCGCGGGCGACTGGGCGACCTTCGCCGAACAGCGCTTCGCTCCCGGCAACATTGTCTCCATCGACGTCGGTCTCGATACCAATCAGCGCAGCCTGATCCGCGGCTACCTGACGGAGTTCAAGATGAACTTCAATGCGGACCCGTGCTCTTCGTCGCTGGAAGTCGTCGGAATGGACGCACTGGAGAAGATGAAGCGCAGCGAGCGCCGCCGCAATCTGGCCGGGCTCACGTTGAACGCGGCTGTCTCGCTGCTCTTCAACGACAGCCAGATTCTGCCGCCCACGTCCGGGGTCCCGAATACCGGAGCGGCCGACCCGAATGGCCAGCCGCCCACCCAGGCGCAGAATGATCTCGAGTTCATTCGCCGTCTGGCCGACGAGAACAACTGCGAGGTGTACGTGGAGCCCATCAATGGCACGGATCAGGGCTTCTTCCAGCCGCTTAACCTCGCCGGCGCGCCGGAGATCCCCACCGCCATCATGATTCAGCAAGGCCCCATCAACCATGTCCGCAACGCATCGTTTTATTACGATCTCACTGGTCCCACGGCGGTCACTGCGAACTTCGTCGACGCAAACGGCCGCGCGCTCGGCGACCCAGTACGGGTGGATCTGCGGGACAACCTCTCTTCCTTCGACAAGACTCTGTTGGGTCCGCCGGGCTTTGCGAAGGTCGAGCGCCTGCAACGCTCCGGGTCCGAGACGCGTGAACACCTTCAGGCCCGCTGCGCCGCGCTTCTGGAGCGGAATTCTTGGGTTGTTCTGGGCAAGGGCGAACTGGATACGCAAGCGTACGGTGACCTGCTATTCCCCCGTCACCGGGTTCGTGTCCAGGGAGCGGCCGGTTCGTTCAGCGGTAGCTATCTCGTCTGGAAGGTGAAGCACACGCTCACCCGTGAGCAGCACTGCCAGACGTTTGAGCTGCGAAGGAAGCTGGGGGTGAACTGATGAGCAGTGGCGATGTGATGGGACGGGTGCTTTCTGAGTTGGTGCAGGAACGCAACCGCAAGTTCTATGGGAAGTATCGCGGCGTCGTGAGCGACAACAACGATCCCGCCGCGAGCGGACGCCTCAAGGCCAAGGTGCCGGAGCTGTTCGATGACCAGGAGACAGGCTGGGCCCTGCCGTGCGTGCCCTATGCCGTCGACGGTGCGGGCTTCCTCATGATGCCGGAGGTCGATGCAACCGTCTGGATCGAGTTTGAAGCCGGCGATCCGTCCCGCCCCATCTGGGCGGGCTGCTGGTGGCCCTCCGGCAAGGCGCCGGCCGTGACCGAACCGGACGTGAAGGTCATTCACACGTCGGGCGGAAACAAGATCACGTTGGACGACACGTCCGGCAGCGAGAAGATCACGATCGAGGACGCCAGCGGAGCGACGCTGACGATCAGTCAACAGAGCATCGAGATCAAAAAAGGTGGCATGAAGATCGAATTGACCGACAGCCAGGTGTCGGTCAACGACGGCGCATTGACGGTGATGTGATGGCAGCGGCAATTCTCCAACAGGGCTGTACGATGATGTGCCCGCACGGCGGACAGGTCACGGTCATCCCGTCCCAGACAAAGATGAAGCTCAGCGGCGCGCCGGCGCTTCTGGCTCGTGACGCCACCATCGTCGCGGGTTGCGCCTTTGCGCCCGGTCCCAAGCCGCAACCGTGCGTGACAGTGCAGTGGGTGGGCGAGGCAACGCGCGTGAAGGCGGATGGACAGCCAGTACTGCTTCAGTCGAGCAGCGGCCTCTGCAAATCAGCCGAGGGCATTGTACAGGGCACCGTGATCATCACGGGAGCGCAGACCAAGGTGAGCGGCGAATGAAGAAACCCAGCAAGTACTACGGCTCGCCATTTCGCATCGACCCGCGTGGGCGGGCAGCCTCCGTCAACACCGACGAGCATGTGAACGACCTGATCGAAGCTGTTCTGTTCACACGTCCCGGGGAACGCGTCAACCTGCCCGACTTCGGCTGTGGCCTGCGTCAGTTGCTGTTTGCGCCTAACGGCGAACTGCTTGCATCAGCCACCGAAGCGCTGGTCGCCGCGGCTCTCAATCGCTGGCTGGCGGACTGGATCGTCGTCGAAAAGATCGAAATCGAAGCCGTGGATGCCCGCCTGTATGTGCGCCTGAACTATACACGGCGTGATACGCGCGAACCCGGCCGAGTGGAGTTTGTACAGTCATGAGCTGCTACCCGCCCGAAATCTGCAACGACAATCAGAGGCGCCGCGAACTCTCGGCGCCAGGTGCGCCGGTCAAAGGCATCCGCGCCGTTGAGGTCTTCAAGACCGCCCCGGGCGATCCGCTGGAGCAGCGCGTCCTCGTCGTCTACTTCTTCAACAACGCCATTCCCGCTCAACTGGACAACGCGCACTTGCAGAAGTTCTCCGTCCGCGGCGGAGTTCGTGTCACTGATGTGCGTGTGCAGTCGGTGCAGGCGTTCGCTGACCGTGTGGAGATCACCCTCGACAAATACGGCGACTTCTCTGAGTACATCCTCGAGATCGACAGCAGCGAGTTGGACCCCATCTTCCGTTGCCGCAAATTTAGCTTCAAGGTCGATTGCCCCAATCCGTTCGACTGCCAGCCGCCAGACGCCCCGCCTGGGCCGCTGCCGATCGATCCGCCCATCGACTATCTCGCCAAGGACTACAAGAGCTTCCGGCGTGCTCTGCTCGACTTCCTGTCGCTGAGAGTACCCGGTTTCGACGAGACCAACGAGGGCGATCTGGGTGTCACCCTGGCGGAGCTGTTTGCGTATGCCGGAGATCAGCTCAGCTACTATCAGGACGCCGTAGCGAACGAGGCCTACCTTCATACCGCCCGGCAACGGGTGTCGGTCAAAAGGCATGCGCGTTTGGTCGATTTCCGCATGCATGACGGGCTCGCTGCCCGCACTTACCTGCAGTTCCAGGTGAATCCGGCCATCGTCGTGCCTCAAGGCTGGGCGGTCCGAACCCGGGAAACGGACCCGGCTCGCGCCCAGATCTTCGAGACCGAAGCTTCAGTGGCCTGCGAACCCGAGCAGAACGCCATCACCATTCACACCTGGCACAACAAGCAGTGCTGCCTGTCGAAGGGGACCACTTCGATGGACCTGCTCGGCAAGCTGTCCACTCTGAAGCTCGGGCAGTTCCTGCTGCTGGAAGAGATCCTTGGACCGGTCTCGGGTGTCACGCACCTCGCCCCCGAGGCAGCTGATGCGCAGCGCCGCCAGGTGGTGGTGGTTACTGGGATCGAGTTCCTGCAGGACCCGCTGCAGCCATCCGGCCAGAAGGACATCACCCGCGTCACGTGGAGCGAAGGGGATGCCCTCCGGTTTGACTTCTGTCTGGAGCAAGTGATCATTGACACGATGCCCGTCGCGGCGACCGTAGTCCGCGGCAATCTTGCGGTCGCCAGTCACGGACAGACGGTAATCGAGAATGCCCTCGAGGGCCTGACGTTGAACCAGGGCCCCATCACCTGGCTAGCGCCGTGGCCCTCGACAGACCCTGCGGCCGGCCGGGCCCAGGCACAGGTCGAGGTAGCTGGAGCACTGTGGCGCCAGCAGGAATCCCTTCTCGACGCGGGGTCCAACGATCAGGTCTACGTTGTCGATACCGATCTACAGGGCCGCGGCATCCTGCGATTTGGCGATCACGGTCTCGGACAGCCCTTGCCGGAGAACGCCGTCGTGGATGTTGTGTACCGCGTCGGCAACGGCACGACGGGCAACGTAGGTGCCGATTCCCTGGTGCTGCCGGTGACTCCGCTGGGCGGAATGGGATCCGTCCGTAACCCCTTGCCTGCCTGGGGCGGCACCGATCCGCAATCGATCGTGGAGGTACGCCGGGATGCCCCCGAGGCCTTCCGTCAGGTCCAGTATCGCGCGGTAACACAGGCCGACTACGCCTCCGCGGCGGAGTCTGTGAAGGGTATCGCCGGGGCTGTGGCCGACTTCCGCTGGACCGGTAGTTGGCTCACCATTTTCGAGACCCTCGACCCCGTAGGCCGGGAAGGCGTGCCGCAGGCCTTGCGCCAGGCCGTCCTCGGACGCCTGAATAGCTGGCGCCAGGCAGGCTACGACCTTGAGGTTCGCGATCCGGTCTATGTGCCCCTTGAGATCGCACTCACAGTCTGCATTCGCCCGGACTACTTCCGCGGCGACGTGCTGCGTGCCGTTGCGGATGCGCTCTCCAGCGGCTACCGTCTGGATGGCCAGCTCGGCTTCTTCCACCCCGACAACTTCACCTTCGCGCAGCCTCTGTATCTCAGCCAGCTCTACACAGCCGTGCAGAAGGTGGCGGGTGTGACCGCCGTGCACGCGACGAAGTTCAAGCGGCTGAACCGCATCGACTACGGCGAACTCGCCGCCGGTGTTCTGAAGACGGGTGCTCACGAGGTCCTGCGACTCGATAACGACCGCAGCCTGCCCGACAACGGGTTGCTGATTCTCACAGCGGAGGAAGGCAAATGAGCGGCTGCAACTACTTCGAGAAGGATCCCTGTACTGCCTGCGATCCACGCGTGCCGGCGACTCCTCTTTCGCTCTACAACCCTCCAGGGCAGGGCGCCCTCAGATACCGCGCCGGGACGTTCAGCACCTTCCGGCAGGCCATGCTCGATGCCCTGGTCGTGCGTCCCGTCATCAGCCAGGATCCCGTCAACGCAACGGCTCGCTATCAGCTCACGACGCGCGATGAGACTGACTTCGCTGTCGCGACGCTTGACCTCTGGGCCTACGTCTGCGATGTCCTCACGTTCTATCAGCAGGCCATTGCGAACGAGGCGTTTCTGCGCACGGCAGTCCTTCGCGAGTCACTGGCACGGCAGGGCATGCTGTTGGGTTATAAACCGGCACGTGGCAAGAGCGCCACTGTATACGTCGCGTTCACGGCCGACAAAGACACGCGCACCACGGTGCCGGCGGGGACGAAACTGCAATCGGTTCCCGCGGACGGCAGCCAGCCCGCGACCTTCGAAACCTCAGAATCTCTCCTCATCAGCACAGCAGCCAATCAGCCGCTGTTGATGGGCGCGCCCGTCGCGGCAACCTTCACCACGTCCGCGGAACTGAAGTCCGATCTGGGCGGTCCGGCTGTCGCTCCTGGCACCCGGCTGTTGTTCTACAAAGAGAGTCCGGCGGAGCGTTACGAGAACACGGTCGCAAAGGTGACTCCCACCACGCTGGGCAAGCGGGTGGAGTGGCTGGGCAATCTGGGCGGTAAAGCCATCACCAGCCTGAAGGTGGCCCGCATGGGCCGCAAGCTCCGTCTCTTTGGGGCTGCTGCGCCCGACAAGTATCTGGTGCCGGATAGCAGCAATCCACCCGTATTCACGGTCTCCAACACCGACTTCAGCTTTAGCGCCTCGAACATCGTTTCTCTCGACGGGACCTTTGAGAACATCTCCAGCGGCAGTCGCCTGCTGGTCGTACACGACAACGGCAGCAGCGTGCTCTCCTACGTCCGCACAGTTCAATCCGTCAGCCAGGGTAGCTCCGCGCGCGGACCAATCACCGGCGCCTGCACCACTCTCACCCTCGACAGCAACCTCGACGCATGCAGCGACATCCGCCACTACCAGCTCTTCGAGTTGATCGGCGACGACCTCGTCTTCTTCCCCAATAGGCGTGCCGAGACCGTACTCAAGAACTCGACAAAGCTGTACCTGCTCGACGTCTCGGGCCTTGCCAAAGATTCGCGCCTACTCGTGAAGTCGGGCGAGAAGACCCAACTTGTCCAAGTGACGCAAGTTGTCACGGAGTCGGGTGGCCCTCCCGACTCCGTGCTCATCACGCCGAAACTCGAGTTCGACTGTCCCGTCGCCACCACCGTCGTTTATGGCAATGTAGTCGCGGCTACGCACGGTGAAGCGCAGCAGGAGAAGATCCTCGGCAATGGTGACGCTTCTTCAGAGTGGCAGGTGTTCAATCTGCCCGTGTCGCCCACCACCTACGTCGACGATCCCGCCGCGCCCACGGGTGCCGCCAGCACACTGCATGTCTACGTCAATGATCAGGAGTGGCACGAGGTGGACAGCTTCTACGCTCGCGGACCCTCCGATGCCATCTTCCAGACCTCCGTCGACGACAGCGGGAAAGAACAGGTGCGGTTCGGCGACGGACGCACTGGCCGCCGCGTGCCAACCGGTTCACAGAACGTTCGCGCCGTCATGCGGAAGGGCTTGGGCGTGGCGGGCAACGCCACCGCCGACACGGTCACCGCGATCCTCCAGTCGCGTCCGGGCATGAAGGCCGTCACGAATCCCGGTCCGGCCACCGGAGGCGCTGACGCCGAGACGGCGGACTCCATCCGCCGGGCCGCCCCAGGCACGGTAGTGACCTTCGATCGCGCCGTCTCACTGAAGGACTACGAAGCTCTGACACTTGCCTATTTCCGCGGCGGTAAGGCGAAGGCGGCATGGGCCGACTTCGGCTCCAAACGAGGCGTCAAACTGACGGTCTCCCCGCCTGGCGGATCACCCCTCAGCGCCGTAGCCAAGGATCTGCGCTCCTATCTTGACCTGCACCGCGACCCGAACGTGCCGCTGTCCATATCGGAAGCCACGAAGGTTCCGTTCGTGCTTCGAGTCACTGTACACGTGCTGGAAGGCTGGAAACAATCGGCGGTGATGGCGGCCGTTGAGATGGCTTGCGGCACCGCCACCGGCTTCCTCAGTTTCGACCGAATGCCCCTGGGCGACACTGTGTTCCAAAGTGCGATCCTGGCCCAATTCCAATCTGTGCCCGGAGTGGAATGGGTCTTCCTGCGCGGATTCTCCACATCGGTGCCCGACCACGGCTTCCCGCCCGCCGCATCGAAAATGGATGCCGTCTTTGTGGGCCCCGACGAAGTCGGCTGGCCCGCTCTCGACGGTTCAACCACCACGCCCAGCATCGACATCATTTACCAGGGCGGAATTGCCGACGTGGAGGTGATCTAGTCATGCCGCCCCGTTCCACTGACCTTTACGGCCTGCTCCCCGAATACCTCCGCCGTGCCGACTACGAGCGCGGCAAGCCACTGGAAGCCCTGCTGCAAGCGGCCGAGAAACAGGGGCAGATCGTCTACGACGACATCACGCGTCTCTGGAGCAATTTCTTCGCTGAGACCTGTGACGACGCGCTGCTACCTTATCTCGCGGACCTCATCGCGCTCAACCTCATCGACGACGATCCCGCCAACAATCGCCGGGAAGTCGCGCGTACCATCGCCTACCGCCGCCGCAAGGGCACCGTCCCTCAATTGGAGACGATGGCCGGAGACGTCACCGGCTACTCCTGCCGCGTGGCGGAGTTCTTTGAACGCCTGCAGTGGAATCAGAGCATGATCCACTTCCGGAGCGATTG is a window from the uncultured Paludibaculum sp. genome containing:
- a CDS encoding putative baseplate assembly protein, producing MSCYPPEICNDNQRRRELSAPGAPVKGIRAVEVFKTAPGDPLEQRVLVVYFFNNAIPAQLDNAHLQKFSVRGGVRVTDVRVQSVQAFADRVEITLDKYGDFSEYILEIDSSELDPIFRCRKFSFKVDCPNPFDCQPPDAPPGPLPIDPPIDYLAKDYKSFRRALLDFLSLRVPGFDETNEGDLGVTLAELFAYAGDQLSYYQDAVANEAYLHTARQRVSVKRHARLVDFRMHDGLAARTYLQFQVNPAIVVPQGWAVRTRETDPARAQIFETEASVACEPEQNAITIHTWHNKQCCLSKGTTSMDLLGKLSTLKLGQFLLLEEILGPVSGVTHLAPEAADAQRRQVVVVTGIEFLQDPLQPSGQKDITRVTWSEGDALRFDFCLEQVIIDTMPVAATVVRGNLAVASHGQTVIENALEGLTLNQGPITWLAPWPSTDPAAGRAQAQVEVAGALWRQQESLLDAGSNDQVYVVDTDLQGRGILRFGDHGLGQPLPENAVVDVVYRVGNGTTGNVGADSLVLPVTPLGGMGSVRNPLPAWGGTDPQSIVEVRRDAPEAFRQVQYRAVTQADYASAAESVKGIAGAVADFRWTGSWLTIFETLDPVGREGVPQALRQAVLGRLNSWRQAGYDLEVRDPVYVPLEIALTVCIRPDYFRGDVLRAVADALSSGYRLDGQLGFFHPDNFTFAQPLYLSQLYTAVQKVAGVTAVHATKFKRLNRIDYGELAAGVLKTGAHEVLRLDNDRSLPDNGLLILTAEEGK
- a CDS encoding ATP-binding protein; translated protein: MAAERRDGRPRAESQPRVYGDVMAVLLDSNDAFLDAALGWLRRRLEGELAPVGEMLEFLAQQPSGVAFHRVCTIFRLNAFERHALLLSAAPEIDEVFGALVEKAQSGGGRWPRVSLAWRLFCRDRAEWLASRDSLRTDSNLLRFELLHLEDAGLPLPDRALRVDRRVADALLGRTLPDERIAPLLRLAPADAGNNWLTPRLAEASGPLFIHLHGSTAGDLERFAAQAISGTGAALLCADAALFTGSQAVALVREGLLAQSALLLRVPGEPDIAWTRLLRDSGAITFLIRQEKLSKPSDISGAEWLEVEVPRPGSAGQRRLWSVAFPGAAERLVRQYNLSASEIHECQNAAATAAWAHGREATDADAVQACASHARHRMAEFADPVDLVNGWADLVLPAETLGKLHELCQQVEQRERVMETYGFGRKMARGRGVCALFAGPSGTGKTMSAEVIAAHLGRELFRISIPRTVSKYIGETEKVLRGAVLECERSRSVLLFDEADAFFGKRTEVKDSHDRFANIQVSYLLQLVEEADHAVLLLATNRRDAIDEAFLRRFRFVVDFPAPDRGLREALWRASLPAGVRMEGIEVGALADRLAVTGASIKNIALAASYMAAADGGIVTAAMVARAARRELEKLGKPATFSESDIAVRGTPA
- a CDS encoding phage baseplate assembly protein V: MSSGDVMGRVLSELVQERNRKFYGKYRGVVSDNNDPAASGRLKAKVPELFDDQETGWALPCVPYAVDGAGFLMMPEVDATVWIEFEAGDPSRPIWAGCWWPSGKAPAVTEPDVKVIHTSGGNKITLDDTSGSEKITIEDASGATLTISQQSIEIKKGGMKIELTDSQVSVNDGALTVM
- a CDS encoding GPW/gp25 family protein gives rise to the protein MKKPSKYYGSPFRIDPRGRAASVNTDEHVNDLIEAVLFTRPGERVNLPDFGCGLRQLLFAPNGELLASATEALVAAALNRWLADWIVVEKIEIEAVDARLYVRLNYTRRDTREPGRVEFVQS
- a CDS encoding DUF4157 domain-containing protein: MNQQRQFLAVKPGTLQRKCECGGSCDSCAEKEKKVIQRQAAPGAAGRATLAPAAASQIQSAMSSGGQALPASTRATLEPRFGGRDFSGVRVHADGQSDGLARQIGAQAFTVGNSIFFASGQYAPQTPSGQRLLAHELAHTVQQGGQSPTVQPSLEVGAVNTAAEHEAERVAELVTSGLSSGPISAAPVAGGLLQRYATPTLREPIGTTGGERIVLPPEEPLQVYGSKCKDAADFTRITQAYDNAARRGALRATHAGRVGNTDHLWDRWARSRGPAGQAVLSSASPDYRHTCSPDHIIELQVGGSDDPNNLRILNRSRNQTAGSSLNSQQITPMFQHYFGNTPTNLDRSYIQFSRAIQKADDPPSADPCLAGDPNPYPWSGITQSTDYASTLNVNAGGNPIVIGYGRRTETAAPFTVNPDHQYAVAGLELKRVTATAPAPVISANVSARVRRLPLKNHTIPDFDLTVGAGNNLVLSPAAAASDNLRLTFPFLSEAAMTPAIGASQLTARGVLRPTLPLLRFAEINMEIRDQSLFANAQIPNDRIRQALPVPGLVIENCNLGIAVTQGEFSATGGFGFRFGSMATGSITASLSNTRGFSALGTINMHIPGIDQATGEAWVRNRVFGARLTVGRDNLRLPGVQSARLVVEVNGDGALSGTGNVVLRIPGLRDATLNFTANSQGQYAITGAATGTIPGLRDPRLELSFANGAFSGTGSAGFVIPGFEGGRVNLRYAQGAFSGDASIDYRRGRLSGRLFARLSPQSRLSGGGELTYQIVPGLTAAIGMEIREDGTTRIQGELRLPDPIVLFPEYAYDRRLFGVSIDIPIFGISFGSRSVGIIANISASMNAHAGIGPGQIRRPRIMAAFEPSEEANPASFQASGELYVPASAGLSLVVSGGIGASLLIVKALGGIQATGTAGLEGALSVPITLAYQAGKFNVTGAAELYAQPKLRFQLDAFARVDADLLLTTIELYSKTWRLAAFEWGTDFRIGLRFPVSYTFGEPFRLSLDQVQFIAPQVDVRRLMRDLLPR